agtgttcatttgtagcagagatgtgtgagtaaaaatgattaatctaactcaaatattattgaatgatagagccaacTCAAAAAGCCTTAGCTTGTTCCCCGCTCTCCCCTAATGTTATTACATATAAGTTaaattggtggtggttgaggagattaccctgttcatatgtaaagcgctttgagtactgagaaaagcgctatataaatgtaaggtattattatattattattaaaggtaAATAAGaactaaaataaaaagtgataaataCAGATGCAGTTCTGAGGTAATTTTAAAGTTGTCTGAATAGCGCACATCTTCTGTTTTTAGTCCTCGATCTCCACAGTACACTGGTTTATAATACATGTGtaaaaacatttactaataTTCGTATTTTACGTGTGGAATGTGAAATTACCTCAAAGTACACAACTGTATGAGTCAGGAGATGTTATGACGCTGTCCGGACAATGAATCCCTGCTCCAGAGACAACAGTGAGTCCGGGTCAGATTTTCAACTTCATCTCACTGCTAACGGTTAGCGTATTAAGAAATCCTGTCTTCTGTTGACAAACCAATAAAATAATCGAAGATGGATGAACTAATTCACTGCACACCGAAGCATTTACACGTGGCTGAAGACACCAGACTGTAGTGACGATCGCTTTAGTTTAAACACTGATTCGTGAGGCAAAACATTACGAGTCTTTTGATTCGAATCTTCTTCTTCTGGAGTTTTATGGCGGTTCGTTATGGTGCACTAacgcctcctgctgtactggagtgTGGCGCACAGACGTGCAGGGAAATAATAAACACACAATTATCCCGTATAACCCGATTTCTTTAACAAATTTGATAATGGCTCTATACTTCTTCCATTGCCTTAAATTACATTCCAAAAAGCATTATATATTATACGTTTTTATGCCCATTTTTCCATTTCCTGAATAAGTGATATTCTTTCATTTTCATAATGTGTTGGATgcagtgattttgtttttgaacattaaaaaatctttaactggatattttttccaaaataaTTTTTGCTGACTCTTTTAtgaataataaacataatttttttcctatttaaagactgttacatgagtagttacacgagtaagcaTGGTGGCACTTCATGTTGTACaaagttttgttcttttaaaatgaatggttgtgttttatatcatatttcattttgtaataaatacattaaccTCCTCTACACAGcggaccctgtaccgggtccaaAATACTTcttatgacttaatataaaattttcctttaatttttaatggtctgtcatggacccagtaccacacgagatactgtttgaaagcttagaatctcaactttctccagatatgcatcactttgaaatatgttttactgtaagaaagttatttacacttaatttacactatcaacccccccccccccccacacacacacacacacacacatttttgatatttaataATGTGAGAAAAGTGGCGTCTGCGCCTAATGTCTAAATTATATGCCCGGTGCGTAACTCCAAGGTAAATTAGTATAGTGATAGAAAAGAGACCACACTCAGAGACTGAATCAAATacaaaaactgtattaaagtacAGAATAATGTAAAAAGGCcataacaaacacaaggacaagCGTTTCAGGCTTAGCCCATCATCAGTGTCACAACTTCGAAACACGTCATAAGGCGCTAATGCCTCTTATAGGTTCCTACACCAATCACTCCGTATGTGGAAAAGGATACACCCATGATCATTACTGGCAATCAACCATTGGCTATTGTCATGAATATATTACGTAAGCATGTCCAATAGAACATCCTATCAATCCAACTACGAGAGACAAAAATATAGTAtccgtgacatcacccatagTGTTTTGaagataaacaaaaataaagtaaaaaatctAGTTAAAGTACAAAAGGCAGTGATTCAGTGTTAATAGTTATGAAACTTAACTTTCAGATCAGTTAAAACGATAAAAACAAATGACAGActtcaaatgaaaaataaagaaaaataaattgatGAGACCAAAAATTCCTGTTAGATATATCCAAAGGgaatatttcatatttgaccATCAGACACTGAAGGGCAGAGCAGCTGCAATGAGACAGCGGCAAATTTCAGAATGACTTGCCAAAATAAGTCTGCCCTCGGCGGTGTACACGGCACTGACTGCCCTCTGATCAACTTGAACTCACATATCCAAAATTGTCAgaggaaattttaatataggaACTATCTTTACTAACTGACCAAAGATTTAACGTTTATTCATCTATATTCTCGACAAACAGCTACATTTTATGACACAGAAAGAGTAATATTTTGAATATTGTTCCAATTTTAAGTTAAtgtgaaatgcattctgggaaacttgtCTGTCATAAGTCTACACAAGTCACattctgatgcatcctcgataaaatgagcagatcaagaacacatccggggatgtTATGTCAACTTGGCTTGAACATGGAactggaacagtacttgggccacGACTGATGACATTTCACAAGAACACAAGAACCAACAAGAACgcagattgagaaacggcctgaATCTTTTTTGCCGTACACCATTTTGGCCTTTTGTGTGcatgtagacttttagtaaggatcctccAGACCGTTTTATTATTAAGACCTTAGCTGATTTATAAACTTTGTTTCCatatccacactgttgacacatGAATGGTTTCTATTGAGTGTGGATTCTCATGTGTTTGTTAAGGTTTGGTTTTGtcctgaaactctttccacactgatgacacacgtatggtttctctccagtgtgaattctcacaTGTGCATTAAGGTCACGTTTCattgtaaaactctttccacagtgaTGACAAGTGAACGGTTTCTGTCCTgtgtgaatcctcatgtgtGTCTTAAGATTGTCTTCACTTGTataactcttttcacactgaagacatatgtaaggtttctctccagtgtgacttCTCATGTGAATCTCAAGCCTCTTTTTATctctgaaactcttttcacactgaagacaCGCATGAGGTTTCTTTTCACTGTGAGTTATCATGTGTGATTTAAGGTTGCTCCACCTACTGAATCTCttttcacactgagagcatatgtaaggtttctctccagtgtgattTCTCATGTGAGTTTCAAGTCTCGTTTTATctctgaaactcttttcacaccgAGGACATGCGTGAGGTTTCTTTTCACTGTGAATCATCATGTGTCTCGTAAGGTGACGCTTCGTa
This window of the Misgurnus anguillicaudatus chromosome 19, ASM2758022v2, whole genome shotgun sequence genome carries:
- the LOC129426354 gene encoding uncharacterized protein; protein product: MSYACQHCEKGFPDKSQLKMHIRVHTGEKPYTCHLCGKSFGTKPNLRAHMRIHTGEKPHACHECEKSFKTAGYLKKHLRIHTGEKPYTCQQCGKSFSVEGNLKEHMRIHTGEKPFTCHECEKGFRSKGNLTTHMKIHKGEKPHACLQCEKSFSTKRHLTRHMMIHSEKKPHACPRCEKSFRDKTRLETHMRNHTGEKPYICSQCEKRFSRWSNLKSHMITHSEKKPHACLQCEKSFRDKKRLEIHMRSHTGEKPYICLQCEKSYTSEDNLKTHMRIHTGQKPFTCHHCGKSFTMKRDLNAHVRIHTGEKPYVCHQCGKSFRTKPNLNKHMRIHTQ